The Acidobacteriota bacterium genome includes the window CCGGTGGAGTGCTCTCCCGATCGCGCCGTCATCGGAAGCGTCCAGGTGCGCGCTCCAGATCCGGAGATTCTCTCGCGCGGTCAGCGTCCGGTACGAGCCTCCGAGGTGACCGACGTACGCGGTCGTCCGCCGCGCCTCGATTGCGTGCGACGGCAACGGGTTGCCGGTGACGACGACATTTCCGTGCTCGAATGGCACCGCGGTCGCGAGAATCCCGAGAAGGGTCGATTTCCCCGCGCCGTTCGGGCCCGTGACGAGAAGGGTGCCGCCGGGGGGAACCTCGACGGAGATGTGCGCGAGCACCCACTGCCGGCCGAACCGCTTCGCGAGCCCGTCGATGGCAATCGCTGGAGAGGAGTCGGACATGCGGGCAGATTGTATGGGGATAACGCAGCGTGGTCACGAGATCCGGTGACTGAGGCCCTGCGGCGTTACAATCGCGGACGAATGGCCGGATCCGACAGAAGAGTGGAGCCAGATGCGGAGAGGCGTTTTTTCGACGGCGCCCGGTTCGCAGGGGAGTTCTTCATGGGGACATCACCGGTTCAGAGGGCTCTCGATAAGCTCACGGAGCGGTTGGAGAGCGAAGGGATTCCGTACGCAATCGTGGGAGCGATGGCTCTCAACGAGTATGGCTACCGTCGAGTGACGACCGACGTCGACGTACTCCTGACCAAAGAGGGCCTCGAGAAGTTCAGACACCGCTGGCTCGGCAGAGGATACGTCGAGAAGTTCGAGGGGAGCAGGGGCCTTCGCGACACAGAGAACAAGATCGATATCGATGTGGTCGTGGCTGGCGAGTACCCCGGCGACGGCAGACCTAAAGCGGTTGCGTTCCCTGAT containing:
- the ccmA gene encoding heme ABC exporter ATP-binding protein CcmA, whose translation is MSDSSPAIAIDGLAKRFGRQWVLAHISVEVPPGGTLLVTGPNGAGKSTLLGILATAVPFEHGNVVVTGNPLPSHAIEARRTTAYVGHLGGSYRTLTARENLRIWSAHLDASDDGAIGRALHRMDLEAAADRPVDGFSAGMRRRLALARALLQTEDDRRRLVILDEPYEQLDRPGFRLIDSLLDEWNERGMTVVLATHLVERALPHSSHVLHIDGGRSHYFGASSSFDPRDLEVS
- a CDS encoding nucleotidyltransferase family protein, with protein sequence MTEALRRYNRGRMAGSDRRVEPDAERRFFDGARFAGEFFMGTSPVQRALDKLTERLESEGIPYAIVGAMALNEYGYRRVTTDVDVLLTKEGLEKFRHRWLGRGYVEKFEGSRGLRDTENKIDIDVVVAGEYPGDGRPKAVAFPDPGEAGREGQRVRLLPVESFIEIKIASGISAAHRLRDLADVLELIRATGIPRELSECLDPTVREKYLELWTAAQETDRITDALL